A window from Staphylococcus succinus encodes these proteins:
- a CDS encoding M20/M25/M40 family metallo-hydrolase, which translates to MTKALWQSYEDRATLLNRLVKHQTVTNTEGELTFPSFIKQLLLQLTYFQMNKSHIQMVQTEDDKEAVVAFYKAHTSTKTITLISHYDTVSVDDYGYFSAEAFDSDALTALFKQNDSYLNEQAIKDLNDDTYLFGRGTMDMKAGLMLHLSLIERASLEAWDVNLILVTVPDEEVNSSGMRKAIETIAELKERYQLDFQLHLNSEPTFQQAGSDEKHYTYSGSIGKIMPGVLCYGKETHVGNPLEGLSSNFMMSYITQAIEYNIAFKEHFEDEATPVPVSLVTRDKKSTYDVQTPFRTIGLFNMFLFKKTPDELFRQFIDNVIRAIERCESDWLTILEEEDIQFDTKINVLTYNQLKQYAIKQHGEKYVNQQIDKAIQHTQALHMQSVNVVDALMQLCRNIAPAVVTFFATPYYPAVNASYDARVEDTIAIVHHTLRNQFNHESQRIHYFNGISDSSYLKFDGNIEQMATYSQNAPNFNQTYTIPFESMQKVSAPTLLCGPIGKDAHKVSERLHKQSAFEELPIVLEQIIKSFIDET; encoded by the coding sequence GTGACAAAAGCATTGTGGCAATCATACGAAGATAGAGCAACTTTATTAAATCGTTTAGTAAAGCACCAAACAGTTACCAATACAGAAGGTGAATTAACATTTCCTAGTTTTATAAAGCAACTATTATTACAACTTACATATTTTCAAATGAATAAGTCTCATATACAAATGGTTCAAACGGAAGATGATAAAGAAGCGGTAGTCGCATTTTATAAGGCACATACTTCAACTAAAACGATTACTTTAATCAGTCACTATGACACGGTAAGTGTGGATGATTATGGCTATTTTTCTGCTGAAGCATTTGATTCGGATGCATTAACAGCTTTATTCAAACAAAATGATAGTTATTTAAATGAACAAGCAATTAAAGATTTGAACGATGACACGTATTTATTTGGCCGAGGAACAATGGATATGAAAGCAGGATTAATGTTACATCTATCCTTAATTGAACGTGCTAGCCTCGAGGCATGGGATGTTAACTTAATATTAGTTACAGTGCCTGATGAAGAGGTCAATTCTTCGGGAATGAGAAAAGCTATAGAAACAATTGCTGAATTAAAAGAGCGTTATCAATTGGACTTTCAGTTACATTTAAATAGTGAACCGACATTTCAACAAGCAGGTTCAGATGAAAAGCATTATACCTATTCAGGTTCTATAGGGAAAATCATGCCTGGTGTATTATGTTATGGAAAAGAAACACATGTAGGTAATCCACTTGAAGGGCTAAGTTCCAACTTTATGATGAGTTATATTACTCAAGCTATCGAATATAATATTGCGTTTAAAGAGCATTTTGAAGATGAAGCGACGCCTGTACCTGTTTCACTAGTAACGCGAGACAAAAAATCGACATATGATGTACAAACGCCTTTTCGAACAATAGGGCTCTTTAATATGTTTTTATTTAAAAAAACACCAGATGAATTATTTAGACAATTTATTGATAATGTGATTCGGGCTATAGAACGTTGCGAAAGTGACTGGTTAACAATTTTAGAAGAAGAGGACATACAATTCGACACAAAAATTAATGTCCTAACATATAATCAATTAAAACAATATGCGATTAAACAGCATGGTGAAAAATATGTGAATCAACAAATTGACAAAGCGATACAACACACGCAAGCATTACATATGCAAAGTGTTAATGTAGTTGATGCTTTAATGCAATTATGTAGAAATATTGCACCAGCCGTTGTAACATTTTTTGCTACACCGTATTATCCTGCTGTAAACGCTTCTTATGACGCACGAGTTGAGGATACTATCGCAATTGTGCATCATACTTTACGAAACCAATTTAATCATGAGAGCCAACGTATCCATTATTTTAATGGAATCAGTGACTCAAGTTATTTGAAATTTGATGGTAACATAGAACAAATGGCAACCTATAGTCAAAATGCACCAAATTTTAACCAAACCTACACAATACCTTTTGAGTCAATGCAGAAGGTAAGCGCACCCACATTATTATGTGGTCCAATTGGTAAAGATGCACATAAAGTGAGTGAACGTTTGCATAAACAAAGTGCTTTTGAAGAATTACCTATAGTTTTAGAGCAGATTATAAAAAGTTTTATAGATGAAACTTAG
- a CDS encoding ABC transporter permease, with amino-acid sequence MEGNLLQQLVEYYSVNFGYLWDLFIKHLLMSVYGVLFAAIVGIPLGIIIARYKKLSWAIITIANIIQTVPVIAMLAILMLVMGLGPTTVVVTVFLYALLPIIKNTFTGIVGVDENIKDAGKGMGMTRNQVLRMIELPLSLSVILGGLRIALVVAIGVVAVGSFIGAPTLGDIVIRGTNATDGTTFILAGAIPIALIAILIDVGLRFLEKRLDPTTRTQKKQKPQGINQ; translated from the coding sequence ATGGAGGGTAATTTATTACAGCAATTAGTCGAATATTATTCAGTAAACTTTGGCTACCTTTGGGATTTATTTATTAAGCATTTACTTATGTCTGTGTATGGTGTGTTATTTGCAGCAATTGTGGGTATTCCACTAGGTATTATTATAGCTAGATATAAGAAACTATCATGGGCGATTATTACGATTGCGAATATTATACAAACAGTACCAGTCATTGCAATGCTAGCGATTTTAATGTTAGTTATGGGATTAGGCCCTACCACAGTAGTGGTAACGGTGTTCTTATATGCATTACTCCCGATTATTAAAAATACTTTTACCGGTATTGTCGGTGTAGATGAAAATATCAAAGACGCTGGTAAAGGCATGGGAATGACACGCAATCAGGTATTGCGTATGATTGAATTACCATTGTCTTTGTCTGTAATCTTAGGTGGTTTAAGAATAGCGCTTGTTGTAGCTATCGGCGTTGTAGCTGTTGGTTCATTTATAGGTGCGCCAACATTAGGTGATATTGTAATTCGAGGTACGAATGCTACTGATGGGACGACATTTATTTTAGCAGGTGCAATACCGATCGCATTAATTGCAATTCTAATAGATGTTGGGTTAAGATTTTTAGAAAAACGATTAGATCCTACAACTAGAACTCAGAAAAAACAAAAACCTCAAGGGATTAATCAATGA
- the lrgA gene encoding antiholin-like murein hydrolase modulator LrgA, translating to MKAKNLQDTENKHPSKTYHFFHQALVIAIIMFVSNIIESFMPIPMPASVIGLVLLFIALCTGIIKLGEVEKVGTTLTNNIGFLFVPAGISVINSLGVLSTSPILIILLIIISTLLLLLCTGFFSQMLITKSFIPRKKTHKRLAEDKI from the coding sequence ATGAAAGCTAAAAACCTACAAGATACAGAAAATAAACATCCATCAAAAACATATCATTTTTTCCACCAAGCACTAGTAATAGCAATCATAATGTTTGTATCAAATATTATTGAAAGCTTTATGCCAATTCCAATGCCTGCTTCAGTAATAGGGTTAGTGCTACTGTTCATAGCACTTTGTACAGGAATTATTAAACTAGGTGAAGTTGAAAAAGTCGGAACAACTTTAACAAATAATATTGGGTTCTTATTCGTACCTGCAGGCATATCAGTCATTAATTCACTTGGTGTTTTAAGTACGAGTCCAATACTCATTATTTTATTAATAATTATATCAACACTATTGTTGCTATTGTGTACAGGATTCTTTTCCCAAATGCTTATTACCAAATCCTTTATTCCCAGAAAAAAAACACACAAAAGACTTGCGGAGGATAAGATATGA
- a CDS encoding DUF805 domain-containing protein — translation MLKAYKEFWKRYIDFQGKSDRLEFWTPVLIHIIGLFIIAVIGIFSFIAGSFIIGVILSALVGMFVIAILVPMFAVTLRRFYDAGRKRISAVILIVTSILVDIGFDISQINGIAITLNIISVICTLILIVITLLPSRHVDDEQLKWL, via the coding sequence ATGTTAAAGGCGTATAAGGAATTTTGGAAAAGATACATAGATTTTCAAGGTAAATCTGATCGATTAGAATTTTGGACACCAGTATTAATTCATATTATTGGTCTGTTCATTATCGCAGTGATTGGTATTTTTAGTTTTATAGCAGGGTCATTTATTATAGGAGTGATCTTGTCTGCTTTGGTAGGAATGTTTGTTATAGCTATACTAGTACCTATGTTTGCTGTGACTTTACGTCGTTTTTATGATGCCGGTAGAAAAAGAATATCTGCCGTTATATTAATTGTTACATCCATACTAGTAGATATTGGTTTTGATATCAGTCAAATTAATGGTATTGCGATTACATTAAATATAATTTCAGTGATTTGTACCCTGATACTCATCGTAATAACATTATTACCTTCACGGCATGTGGATGATGAACAATTAAAATGGTTATAA
- a CDS encoding osmoprotectant ABC transporter substrate-binding protein, which translates to MKRLKQYCIALVLCLTVLSGCSLPGLGGNSSDNEVKITALATSESQIMSHMLRLLIEHDTDGKIKPTLINNLGSSTIQHNALVNGDANMSGARYNGTDLTGALNEDPIKDPEKAMKATQEGFQKKFNQTFFNSYGFANTYAFMVTKETAKKYNLETVSDLKAHSDELKLGVDSSWLNRAGDGYPGFTKEYGFKFNTVRPMQIGLVYDALNSKNLDVAVGYSTDGRIAAYDLKVLKDDRRFFPPYAASSVATNELLDKYPELKPIINKLEKKISTSEMQELNYQADGKGKEPAVVAENFLKKYNYFENDKKGGQN; encoded by the coding sequence ATGAAACGATTGAAACAGTATTGTATCGCACTTGTACTGTGTCTGACGGTGTTATCTGGATGTAGTTTACCCGGTTTAGGTGGAAATAGCTCAGACAACGAAGTTAAGATTACAGCGCTTGCGACGAGTGAATCACAAATTATGTCTCATATGTTGAGGCTTTTAATAGAACATGATACAGATGGAAAGATTAAACCAACATTAATAAATAACTTAGGATCGAGTACAATTCAGCACAACGCTCTTGTAAATGGTGATGCTAATATGTCTGGTGCTCGTTACAATGGTACAGACTTAACAGGTGCATTAAATGAAGATCCTATTAAAGATCCAGAAAAAGCAATGAAAGCTACCCAAGAAGGTTTCCAAAAGAAATTTAATCAAACGTTCTTTAATTCATATGGTTTTGCAAATACATATGCGTTTATGGTTACAAAAGAAACAGCTAAAAAATATAATTTGGAAACAGTGTCTGATTTGAAAGCACATAGTGATGAATTAAAATTAGGTGTCGATAGTTCATGGTTAAATCGTGCAGGTGATGGTTATCCAGGGTTTACAAAAGAATATGGATTTAAATTTAATACAGTTAGACCGATGCAAATTGGTTTAGTATATGATGCATTAAATTCTAAAAACCTTGATGTAGCAGTAGGGTATTCAACAGATGGGAGAATTGCGGCATATGATTTAAAAGTATTGAAAGATGATAGACGCTTTTTCCCACCTTATGCAGCTAGTTCTGTAGCAACAAATGAATTATTAGATAAATATCCTGAATTAAAACCGATTATTAATAAGTTAGAGAAGAAGATTTCAACAAGTGAAATGCAAGAGCTTAATTATCAAGCTGATGGTAAAGGTAAAGAGCCAGCAGTTGTTGCAGAAAACTTCTTGAAAAAATATAACTATTTTGAAAATGATAAGAAGGGTGGTCAAAACTAA
- a CDS encoding alpha/beta hydrolase, with protein MAMLTINYKSKTIGMNHQFIAILPEDISYFNTDKEPKQLKTMLLLHGLSSDETSYMRYTSIERYANDHQMAVIMPNADHSGYSNMEFGHKYFDYVLEVLDYAHQILPLSHAREDNFIAGHSMGGYGTIKYALTHGHRFAKACPLSSVFNAQAFMDIDWHDFSGQAIAGVDKTTKGTELDPYYLVDEAINKDKSIPELLIMCGTEDMLYEDNKQFINYLEDKGIRYQFEDGPGNHDYAYWDQAIKRAIEWFVA; from the coding sequence ATGGCAATGTTAACTATCAATTATAAGTCGAAAACGATTGGTATGAATCATCAATTTATAGCAATATTACCAGAAGATATAAGTTACTTTAATACCGATAAAGAACCGAAACAATTAAAAACTATGTTATTATTACATGGCTTATCAAGTGACGAAACATCATATATGCGTTATACAAGTATTGAACGTTATGCTAATGATCATCAAATGGCAGTGATTATGCCAAATGCTGATCATAGTGGTTATAGTAATATGGAATTTGGTCATAAATACTTTGACTATGTGTTGGAAGTGTTAGATTATGCACACCAAATTTTACCATTATCACATGCAAGAGAAGATAATTTTATCGCAGGGCACTCAATGGGTGGATATGGAACGATAAAATATGCTTTAACTCATGGACATCGCTTTGCAAAAGCCTGTCCACTGTCATCTGTATTTAATGCACAAGCATTCATGGATATTGATTGGCACGATTTTTCAGGACAAGCCATTGCAGGTGTTGATAAAACAACTAAGGGGACAGAACTAGATCCTTATTATTTAGTCGATGAAGCTATAAATAAAGATAAAAGCATCCCTGAGTTACTTATTATGTGTGGTACAGAAGATATGCTCTATGAGGATAATAAACAATTTATAAATTATTTAGAAGATAAAGGGATACGATATCAATTTGAAGATGGACCTGGTAACCATGATTATGCTTATTGGGATCAAGCTATTAAACGTGCAATTGAATGGTTTGTAGCGTAA
- a CDS encoding response regulator transcription factor LytR produces MKSIIVDDEPLARNELRYLLNKIRTFEAIDEAENVAETLELLLYEDYDVIFLDINLMDESGLDLAKKIKKMKHSPYIIFATAHDTFAVKAFELNAIDYILKPFELQRITQAIHKVEIALETYSVKSNNVDLSHNAQTHTDSIEFPQAVLPIEVNERIHIINLEDIIAISVNNGITTIHTKTEDFETNEPLSQYEKRISNQQFMRIHRATLINKAHILTIEHWFNYTYLLTMTNQLKFQVSRSYMKPFKQDMGLS; encoded by the coding sequence TTGAAATCAATCATTGTCGATGATGAACCTTTAGCGCGTAATGAACTTCGCTATTTATTGAATAAAATACGCACATTCGAAGCTATAGACGAAGCTGAAAATGTAGCTGAAACCTTAGAATTACTTTTGTATGAGGATTACGATGTGATCTTTTTAGATATAAATTTGATGGATGAAAGTGGATTAGATCTCGCTAAAAAAATTAAAAAAATGAAGCATTCACCTTATATTATTTTTGCAACAGCACACGATACATTTGCAGTTAAAGCTTTTGAATTAAATGCCATTGACTATATATTAAAGCCATTTGAATTACAGCGTATTACACAAGCCATTCATAAAGTAGAAATTGCTCTAGAAACATACTCTGTTAAAAGTAATAATGTTGATTTATCGCATAATGCACAGACACATACTGACAGTATTGAATTCCCTCAAGCTGTATTACCAATTGAAGTTAACGAACGTATTCACATTATTAATCTTGAAGATATTATTGCAATTTCCGTAAATAATGGTATAACCACGATACACACTAAAACGGAAGATTTTGAAACAAACGAACCACTTAGTCAATATGAAAAACGTATTTCTAACCAACAATTTATGCGTATACATCGTGCAACCCTTATTAACAAAGCACATATTCTAACGATTGAGCATTGGTTTAATTACACGTACCTACTCACTATGACTAATCAATTAAAATTTCAAGTCAGTCGCTCTTACATGAAACCGTTCAAACAAGATATGGGATTATCTTGA
- the lrgB gene encoding antiholin-like protein LrgB → MIEHLAINTPYFGILLSLIPFIIATLLFKKTKGFFLFTPLFVSMVVGIAFLKLTGIDYANYKIGGDIINFFLEPATICFAIPLYKRRDVLKKYWKQVLGGITLGTTAALICIYLIAEAFQFSNGIIASMLPQGATTAIALPVSADIGGIKELTSLAVILNGVIIYALGTKLIKLFNITNPIARGLALGTSGHSLGVSSAQEFGETEASMASISLVIVGVIVVVVAPILATLLL, encoded by the coding sequence ATGATTGAACATTTAGCGATTAACACACCCTATTTCGGTATTTTACTATCATTAATACCTTTTATTATTGCGACTTTGTTATTCAAAAAAACAAAAGGTTTCTTCCTATTCACACCATTATTTGTATCTATGGTTGTAGGTATTGCATTTCTAAAATTAACTGGAATCGATTATGCAAATTATAAAATTGGCGGAGACATCATTAATTTCTTCTTGGAACCAGCAACAATTTGTTTTGCTATTCCATTATATAAAAGACGTGATGTTTTAAAAAAATATTGGAAACAAGTACTTGGAGGTATTACACTCGGTACAACAGCTGCACTAATTTGCATTTATTTAATAGCAGAAGCATTTCAATTTTCTAATGGCATCATTGCATCTATGTTGCCTCAAGGCGCTACAACTGCGATTGCACTACCTGTATCAGCAGATATCGGTGGTATTAAAGAATTAACATCTCTTGCCGTGATTCTGAATGGTGTCATCATTTATGCTTTAGGTACAAAACTTATTAAATTATTTAATATTACTAACCCTATTGCTCGTGGTCTTGCACTCGGTACCAGCGGACATTCCCTTGGTGTATCATCTGCGCAAGAATTCGGTGAAACCGAAGCATCAATGGCATCCATTTCATTAGTCATCGTAGGTGTGATTGTCGTAGTTGTTGCCCCTATTCTCGCAACTTTATTATTGTAA
- a CDS encoding sensor histidine kinase, with translation MLNLFILLLERVGLIILIAYILMNINHFKTMMNERDKRYAQWQLIIIFGCFSMLSNFTGIQIQGDQVINGSVYNHLNPDASLANTRVLTIGVSGLIGGPIVALAVAIISGLYRVYIGGADAYIYLISSIIIALVSGYFGHKAMCERRYPTIFKGALIGATTEVIQMLCILIFSNNTEHAWNLVKLIALPMISINSIGTAIFLSIILSTIKKEEETRAIQTHDVLQLANQTLPYFRSGLNEQSAKQAAEIILNLMQVSAVAITNRKDILTHVGVASNHHVAQKQIITNLSKKAIQSGTLKEAYSSEEIGCNHPGCPLQAAIVVPLHVKNEVAGTLKLYFTDKNDVTFSDKQLATGLADIFSSQLELGKAETQSALIRDAEIKSLQAQVNPHFFFNAINTISALVRIDSEKARELLLQLSQFFRSNLQGARNNIISLEKELQQVSSYLSLEQARYPNRFDVDFEIESSCYDALVPPFAIQILVENAIKHAFKNRKHDNKILVKVIKNENGIQISVSDNGLGIPKDKLNILGKTSVYSDSGTGSALENLNRRLDGLFGLTAKLKIDSNQLGTNVSYTIPYYTSEEDNN, from the coding sequence ATGTTAAATTTATTTATTTTATTACTTGAGCGGGTAGGACTGATTATTTTAATCGCCTATATCCTCATGAATATCAACCATTTCAAAACAATGATGAATGAAAGGGATAAACGCTATGCGCAATGGCAACTCATCATCATTTTTGGCTGCTTTTCTATGCTTTCAAATTTCACTGGTATTCAAATTCAAGGTGATCAAGTGATTAATGGATCCGTATACAATCATTTAAACCCTGATGCTTCATTAGCAAATACACGTGTGTTAACAATTGGAGTTTCTGGTTTAATTGGCGGACCGATTGTAGCATTAGCCGTAGCTATTATTTCTGGACTCTATCGTGTATATATCGGCGGTGCCGATGCTTATATCTATTTAATTTCTTCTATTATTATTGCACTCGTATCTGGATACTTTGGCCATAAAGCTATGTGTGAACGTCGCTATCCTACGATTTTCAAAGGTGCACTCATTGGAGCTACTACCGAAGTCATCCAAATGCTTTGTATACTCATATTTTCAAACAACACTGAGCATGCTTGGAATTTAGTAAAATTAATTGCACTTCCAATGATTTCAATTAACTCAATTGGTACTGCAATCTTTTTATCTATTATCTTATCAACCATTAAAAAAGAAGAAGAAACACGAGCGATTCAAACACATGATGTTTTACAATTAGCAAATCAAACACTTCCCTACTTCCGGTCTGGTTTAAATGAACAATCAGCTAAACAAGCTGCTGAAATTATTCTAAACCTTATGCAAGTTTCAGCTGTCGCTATTACAAATCGTAAAGATATACTAACTCATGTAGGTGTAGCAAGTAATCATCATGTTGCTCAAAAACAAATCATTACTAACTTATCAAAAAAAGCGATTCAAAGTGGTACGCTTAAAGAAGCCTATTCAAGCGAAGAAATTGGTTGTAATCATCCAGGGTGTCCATTACAAGCTGCCATCGTCGTTCCTTTACATGTAAAAAATGAAGTTGCTGGAACTTTAAAATTGTATTTCACTGACAAAAATGATGTCACTTTTTCAGATAAACAACTTGCTACTGGACTTGCTGATATATTTTCAAGTCAACTCGAACTCGGTAAAGCCGAAACACAAAGTGCCTTAATTCGTGATGCAGAAATAAAGTCCTTGCAAGCACAAGTTAATCCTCATTTCTTTTTTAATGCGATTAATACAATTTCTGCTTTAGTCAGAATCGATAGCGAAAAAGCACGAGAATTACTTTTACAATTAAGCCAATTTTTCCGGTCTAACCTCCAAGGCGCCCGTAATAATATAATCTCTTTAGAAAAAGAATTACAACAAGTCAGTTCTTACCTATCATTAGAACAAGCACGCTATCCAAATCGTTTTGATGTTGATTTCGAAATAGAGTCGTCTTGCTATGATGCACTCGTACCACCATTTGCAATTCAAATACTGGTAGAAAATGCCATCAAGCATGCTTTTAAAAATCGTAAGCATGATAATAAAATACTCGTTAAAGTAATTAAAAATGAAAATGGCATACAAATATCTGTTTCTGATAACGGATTGGGTATACCAAAAGACAAACTGAATATACTTGGTAAAACAAGTGTGTATTCAGACTCTGGTACAGGCAGCGCCTTAGAAAATTTAAACCGCAGATTAGATGGCCTATTTGGTTTAACTGCAAAACTCAAAATTGATTCTAACCAATTGGGTACAAATGTGAGTTATACTATTCCATATTATACTTCTGAGGAGGATAACAATTGA